From a region of the Triticum aestivum cultivar Chinese Spring chromosome 7D, IWGSC CS RefSeq v2.1, whole genome shotgun sequence genome:
- the LOC123169805 gene encoding uncharacterized protein, with product MIRRLLNVVVKNTSTGVHSVRRIDPYKHLFYESAGEPAASIANKAKDCALEMQALSLPEPAVSFSPSPTTLPLMGGIDLFAPMGGGEGRIVGANVAGESMLYDADERLFLHLPWINEPKGWNPVCLSIPIPGAAENSLYVMERCLGESMDAYGSSEDYTVSCFEVLEHGPRTGGHEVREMHRGWRWRVLRPPPFVLEPDYQPSVSPPTLAWLTRPTGAPPSTCHARTGALAPIALTRRGTWSNGGASGSGLCPFMGKPST from the coding sequence ATGATACGGCGGCTTCTCAATGTGGTGGTGAAGAATACTTCCACAGGCGTCCACTCGGTGCGGCGAATCGACCCGTACAAGCATCTCTTCTACGAATCAGCAGGTGAGCCAGCAGCGTCGATCGCAAACAAGGCCAAGGATTGTGCTCTGGAAATGCAGGCCCTTTCTCTGCCCGAGCCAGCGGTGAGCTTCTCTCCATCCCCGACCACTCTGCCGCTCATGGGCGGCATTGATTTGTTCGCGCCCATGGGCGGCGGCGAAGGCAGGATCGTAGGCGCCAACGTGGCCGGCGAAAGCATGCTGTACGATGCCGACGAGCGTCTCTTCCTTCATCTGCCCTGGATCAACGAGCCCAAGGGGTGGAACCCCGTGTGCCTCTCCATCCCCATACCCGGCGCCGCCGAGAACAGCCTCTACGTCATGGAGAGGTGCCTCGGGGAGTCCATGGATGCATATGGCTCCAGTGAGGACTACACCGTTTCCTGCTTCGAGGTCCTCGAGCACGGGCCCAGGACCGGCGGCCATGAGGTGCGCGAAATGCATAGAGGCTGGCGCTGGCGGGTTCTCCGGCCGCCTCCATTCGTCCTCGAACCAGACTACCAACCCTCTGTATCGCCTCCTACACTAGCATGGTTAACAAGGCCAACAGGTGCTCCACCATCTACATGCCATGCGAGGACAGGCGCATTGGCACCTATTGCTTTGACACGTCGAGGAACGTGGAGCAATGGAGGCGCGTCGGGGAGTGGGCTCTGCCCTTTCATGGGGAAGCCAAGTACATAA